CGTCAGGAAGATAGTAACGTCGACTACATCAAATCATTTCTAGAGCGTGCCAGGACTTTTAATGCCTCACATCAGTAATTCTTTTGATTCCAAATTTCAATAACACTCCTACTCGCGAAAATCAACCACGCGACGTAGTTGTTGGCAATCGTTGAAGTTTGTTCATTAGGGCCTGTATACGGTTACTGAACGGAGGGTTAAGTGTTTTGCAAGCAACTCCCCACACTACTTCAATACCGTAGCTGCTAAGAAGCTCAATAGCCTGTCTTGCATGAGATGGATTGGGATAAAAACCTTCCGGAACAATTTTGCCTGATTCTCCTAGGTAGCACATACTCAACGTACTACACTGGATGTGCTAGCCTGGGCATCCCCCTCCCCAGGGACTATTCCATTTGTTGTCGCCATCTTCGGTACAAGAGCTCGTGTTCATAGGAATCGGTTTGGATCAGCAGCTTATTGAAAAAAGGTTGAAACGGTGTTTTGTGCACGAGAAAGAGATGAGCACCACGGTTCAGTGCCTCTTCCCATTCTCATGGACAAAGGCCCGAGATACCGCCAAACCGACAATAGTTGCCGCAGTTGCTTCGTTCTTAGAACACCTGCAATCCGAAACCTATAGGTGCCTGGATCTCAAAGCTGAGTTGGATTGGGTGCATCCCCATAAACCGCTTGAGGATCAAAAGCCTTATCGGATTCAATGAATTGGAGTTGAACCGGTGATTTTGTTTCACCAATTGGGACTTCACGATAAAAGCATGAGCGGTATCCCACATGGCATGAAGCTTCTTTACCTCCTGCATCTGGGGCGGTCAGGCTTACTTCTATGACCACACAGTCCTGATCATCATCAATGAGCATGCGTTGGACCTTCTGAAACATTCCAGAGGTTTCTCCTTTTTTCCAGAGTTTCTGCCGAGAGCGTGACCAATAGTGAGCCAAACCGGTTTCAATGGTAAGGGCTAGGGCCTCCGAGTTCATAAAAGCAAACATCAAGACCTCTCGACTTCCGGCATGAAGCGTTACGCAAGGGATGACTCCTTGTTGATCAAATTTGGGTGCGAGTTCCTTGCCTTCTTCAACCTGTTCGACACTCTCTCGTTTAGCAAAAATCAGATGGGATGTTTCCATACTTTAATCTTGAAAGATGCTGGTTGAAACGCAAGCATAATGAAAGGGA
The DNA window shown above is from Verrucomicrobiota bacterium and carries:
- the hisI gene encoding phosphoribosyl-AMP cyclohydrolase, translated to METSHLIFAKRESVEQVEEGKELAPKFDQQGVIPCVTLHAGSREVLMFAFMNSEALALTIETGLAHYWSRSRQKLWKKGETSGMFQKVQRMLIDDDQDCVVIEVSLTAPDAGGKEASCHVGYRSCFYREVPIGETKSPVQLQFIESDKAFDPQAVYGDAPNPTQL